A section of the Roseovarius sp. W115 genome encodes:
- a CDS encoding aspartate aminotransferase family protein: protein MDGNQLNDIEKIVDADRAHVWHHLIQHKPFETGAPRIIVEGKGMRVWDQHGKEHLDAVSGGVWTVNVGYGRERIANAVRDQLIKLNYFAGTAGSIPGAQFSERLISKMPGMSRVYYVNSGSEANEKAFKMVRQISHKRYGGKKHKILYRDRDYHGSTLATMSAGGQDERNAQYGPFAPGFVRVPHCLEYRAQWDLSGEEYGIAAANAIEEVILAEGPDTVGALCLEPVTAGGGVITPPEGYWPRVQEICRKYDILLHIDEVVCGVGRTGTWFGYQHYGVEPDFVTMAKGVASGYAAIACCVTNERVFEMFKENVEDPLDYFRDISTFGGCTAGPAAALENMAIIEEENLLENTAQMGDYMFDQLSALADKHAVIGHVRGKGLFLGAELVADRDSRDPVDEKQAQAVVADCMQQGVIIGVTNRSIPGFNNTLCFSPALISTKDDIDEIVSAVDNALGKVFG, encoded by the coding sequence ATGGATGGCAACCAGCTGAATGATATTGAAAAAATCGTCGATGCCGATCGCGCACATGTGTGGCATCACCTGATCCAGCACAAACCGTTTGAAACCGGTGCTCCACGGATCATCGTGGAAGGTAAGGGCATGCGGGTTTGGGACCAGCATGGCAAAGAGCATCTGGATGCAGTGTCCGGTGGTGTTTGGACCGTTAACGTAGGCTATGGCCGCGAGCGGATCGCCAATGCGGTACGCGACCAGTTGATCAAGTTAAACTACTTCGCTGGTACGGCTGGCTCGATCCCGGGCGCGCAATTTTCCGAACGTTTGATTTCGAAAATGCCTGGCATGAGCCGCGTGTACTACGTGAACTCAGGGTCAGAGGCGAACGAAAAAGCGTTCAAGATGGTGCGTCAGATCTCGCACAAGCGTTACGGCGGCAAAAAGCACAAGATCCTTTATCGTGATCGCGATTACCACGGCTCGACCCTGGCGACGATGTCAGCCGGTGGTCAAGATGAGCGCAATGCGCAGTATGGCCCCTTTGCGCCGGGCTTTGTGCGGGTTCCGCACTGCCTTGAGTATCGCGCGCAATGGGATCTGTCGGGTGAGGAATACGGCATCGCGGCGGCTAATGCGATTGAAGAAGTCATCCTGGCAGAAGGTCCGGATACTGTCGGAGCACTTTGCCTTGAGCCAGTGACAGCGGGCGGCGGGGTAATAACGCCCCCAGAAGGTTACTGGCCACGTGTGCAAGAGATCTGCCGCAAGTATGACATCCTTCTGCATATCGACGAAGTGGTTTGCGGTGTGGGACGTACGGGCACCTGGTTTGGCTACCAGCATTATGGCGTTGAGCCGGATTTCGTCACCATGGCCAAAGGTGTGGCCTCGGGTTATGCGGCTATTGCATGCTGCGTGACCAATGAGCGTGTCTTTGAGATGTTCAAAGAGAATGTTGAGGATCCGCTGGACTACTTCCGTGATATCTCGACTTTTGGTGGCTGTACTGCGGGCCCTGCAGCGGCTCTTGAAAACATGGCGATCATCGAGGAGGAGAACCTTCTGGAGAACACGGCCCAGATGGGCGATTACATGTTTGATCAACTCAGCGCGCTTGCCGACAAACATGCTGTGATTGGCCATGTGCGTGGCAAGGGTCTATTCCTTGGCGCAGAGCTTGTGGCGGACCGTGACAGCCGTGATCCTGTAGACGAAAAGCAGGCTCAGGCGGTGGTTGCCGACTGTATGCAGCAAGGTGTCATCATTGGGGTGACCAATCGGTCGATCCCGGGGTTCAACAATACGCTTTGCTTCTCACCTGCGTTGATCTCAACCAAGGACGATATCGACGAGATTGTCTCGGCTGTGGATAACGCGCTGGGCAAGGTCTTCGGCTAA